The following coding sequences are from one Mycoplasma mycoides subsp. capri window:
- a CDS encoding energy-coupling factor transporter ATPase: MDNSAIFEEFNSKKISQDDLEATITSLNNYFVKLNDLNNQYINLIRQDNIDKIEKQNIRQQQKQVKAEIKKISATTKLFKQNLKLAESLYKKIKLTNNQNDINKAKHEVEIAKSMLLQLKEVINGQGKSIKLKKLSDIAIEINHLSFKYGPEFPNAIDDVSFTINQGEYVTIIGHNGSGKSTISKILIGVLNAQHGEIKIFGNIVNDHNIEQARKFLGIVFQNPDNQFIGSTVEADIAFGLENKRIDPKKMPDIILDSAKKVGIEWALKKEPLNLSGGQKQRVAIASTLALDPDIMIFDEATSMLDPKGKREIKEIMVQLRETRTKTILSITHDMDEILNADKVIVLDHGKLVRVAKPLEIVEDKDFLRNIQLDVPFVGLVREELEKKGIKIASTQNIDELVEQICKK; this comes from the coding sequence ATGGATAATTCAGCAATATTTGAAGAATTCAATTCTAAAAAAATATCTCAAGATGATCTAGAAGCAACTATTACTTCTCTTAATAATTATTTTGTTAAATTAAACGATTTAAATAACCAATATATTAATTTAATTCGCCAAGATAATATTGATAAAATTGAAAAACAAAATATTAGACAACAACAAAAACAAGTTAAAGCTGAAATTAAAAAAATATCAGCAACTACTAAACTTTTTAAGCAAAATTTAAAACTTGCTGAAAGTTTGTATAAAAAAATAAAATTAACTAATAATCAGAATGACATTAACAAAGCAAAACATGAAGTTGAAATTGCTAAAAGTATGTTATTACAATTAAAAGAAGTAATTAATGGCCAAGGAAAAAGTATTAAGTTGAAAAAACTTTCAGATATTGCTATTGAAATTAATCATTTATCTTTTAAATATGGTCCTGAATTTCCTAATGCAATAGATGATGTTTCATTTACTATTAATCAAGGTGAATATGTAACTATTATTGGTCATAATGGTTCTGGAAAATCAACTATTTCTAAAATTTTAATTGGGGTTTTAAATGCTCAACATGGTGAAATTAAAATCTTTGGAAATATTGTAAATGATCATAACATTGAACAAGCTAGAAAATTTTTAGGAATCGTATTTCAAAATCCTGATAACCAATTTATTGGTTCAACTGTTGAAGCTGATATTGCTTTTGGATTAGAAAATAAAAGAATTGATCCTAAAAAAATGCCAGATATTATTTTAGATTCAGCAAAAAAAGTTGGTATAGAGTGAGCTTTAAAAAAAGAACCATTGAACTTAAGTGGTGGTCAAAAACAAAGAGTAGCAATCGCTTCAACTTTAGCTTTAGATCCAGATATTATGATTTTTGATGAAGCAACTAGTATGTTAGATCCAAAAGGAAAAAGAGAAATTAAAGAAATTATGGTTCAGTTAAGAGAAACTAGAACTAAAACTATTTTGTCAATTACTCATGATATGGATGAAATTTTAAATGCTGATAAAGTAATTGTTTTAGATCATGGAAAACTAGTTAGAGTTGCAAAACCACTAGAAATAGTTGAAGATAAAGATTTTTTAAGAAATATTCAACTAGATGTTCCATTTGTTGGATTAGTTAGAGAAGAATTAGAAAAAAAAGGGATTAAAATAGCAAGTACACAAAATATAGATGAATTGGTTGAACAAATATGCAAAAAGTAA
- a CDS encoding adenylate kinase, with product MNIMLLGAPGCGKGTQAEQLVNKLNFIQVSTGDLMRKEISLNTSLGLKCQEYMNAGKYVPDQIVNQIVSQFLKNTNDKLIFDGYPRTLEQAKSLEQMLDLYNKKIDYVFYIDINDQILIKRITNRLVCPLCKASFNLETRKPKQEGLCDFDNTKLVKRSDDSLDKVQIRLQTYKEQTLPLIDYFKTNSKFIEIKADDLSAEQVFNQIKGELKI from the coding sequence ATGAATATTATGCTATTAGGAGCACCTGGTTGTGGAAAAGGAACACAAGCAGAACAACTTGTAAATAAATTAAATTTTATTCAAGTATCAACTGGTGATTTAATGAGAAAAGAGATTTCATTAAACACTAGCTTAGGTTTAAAGTGTCAAGAATATATGAATGCTGGTAAATATGTTCCAGATCAAATTGTTAATCAAATTGTTAGTCAGTTTTTAAAAAATACTAATGATAAATTAATATTTGACGGATATCCAAGAACTTTAGAACAAGCTAAATCATTAGAACAAATGTTAGATTTATATAATAAAAAAATTGATTATGTTTTTTATATTGATATAAATGATCAAATTTTAATTAAAAGAATTACAAACAGATTAGTTTGTCCATTATGTAAGGCTAGTTTTAATTTAGAAACTAGAAAACCAAAACAAGAAGGTCTTTGTGATTTTGATAATACTAAATTAGTTAAAAGAAGTGATGATAGTTTAGATAAAGTTCAAATAAGACTACAAACTTATAAAGAACAAACTTTACCTTTAATTGATTATTTTAAAACTAATTCTAAATTTATTGAAATTAAAGCAGATGATTTATCAGCTGAACAAGTTTTTAATCAAATCAAAGGAGAATTAAAAATTTAA
- the rpsH gene encoding 30S ribosomal protein S8, protein MTTDVIADMLTRIRNANQRYLKTVSVPSSKVKLEIARILKEEGFISNFTVEGDVKKTINIELKYQGKTRVIQGLKKISKPGLRVYAQANEIPQVLNGLGISIVSTSQGIMTGKKARLANAGGEVLAFIW, encoded by the coding sequence ATGACAACAGATGTTATTGCAGATATGCTAACTAGAATTAGAAATGCTAATCAAAGATACTTAAAAACTGTAAGTGTTCCATCTAGCAAAGTAAAACTAGAAATAGCAAGAATTTTAAAAGAAGAAGGATTCATTTCAAACTTTACTGTTGAAGGTGATGTTAAAAAAACTATTAATATCGAATTAAAATACCAAGGAAAAACTAGAGTAATTCAAGGATTGAAAAAAATTTCTAAACCAGGTTTAAGAGTTTATGCACAAGCTAATGAAATCCCACAAGTATTAAACGGATTAGGTATCTCAATTGTTTCAACATCACAAGGAATCATGACTGGTAAAAAAGCTCGACTAGCTAATGCTGGTGGAGAAGTTCTAGCATTCATTTGATAA
- the rplF gene encoding 50S ribosomal protein L6: MSRIGNRLLQIPNGVEVKIAENNLITITGSKGTLSKQFSPLIKIEVEENKLITKRLNEQKHTKQLHGTTNSLLQGMLTGVSEGFKKELQITGVGYKAAVNGSKLNLSLGYSHPVEFEIPKGVEIQAVKPTELVITGIDKQLVGQVAANIRAYRKPEPYKGKGIKYKNETIIRKEGKAAGK; the protein is encoded by the coding sequence ATGTCTCGTATAGGTAATAGATTATTACAAATTCCAAATGGTGTTGAAGTTAAAATAGCAGAAAACAATTTAATAACAATTACAGGATCTAAAGGAACTTTATCAAAACAATTTTCACCTTTAATTAAGATTGAAGTTGAAGAAAACAAATTAATCACTAAAAGATTAAATGAACAAAAACATACAAAACAATTACACGGAACTACTAATTCATTACTACAAGGTATGTTAACTGGAGTTAGTGAAGGATTTAAAAAAGAATTACAAATTACTGGGGTTGGGTATAAAGCTGCAGTTAATGGTTCAAAATTAAATTTAAGCTTAGGTTATTCACACCCTGTTGAATTTGAAATTCCAAAAGGTGTAGAAATTCAAGCAGTTAAACCAACTGAATTAGTTATTACTGGAATTGATAAACAATTAGTTGGTCAAGTAGCAGCAAACATTAGAGCATATAGAAAACCTGAACCATACAAAGGTAAAGGAATTAAATACAAAAATGAAACTATTATTAGAAAAGAAGGGAAAGCAGCTGGTAAATAG
- the rpmJ gene encoding 50S ribosomal protein L36, which translates to MKVRSSVKQICDKCRVIRRKGRVMIICVTPKHKQRQG; encoded by the coding sequence ATGAAAGTTAGATCATCAGTCAAGCAAATTTGTGACAAATGCCGTGTAATTAGACGTAAAGGCCGTGTAATGATCATTTGTGTTACTCCAAAACACAAACAAAGACAAGGATAA
- the rpsE gene encoding 30S ribosomal protein S5 yields the protein MTEEMNVVETSSEMNSNVEKASTQVKETKKFERRTRPQSKSKQVKDEFEEKVVTIRRVTKVTKGGRHFRFAAVVVVGNKKGLVGMGTGKANEVPEAIKKAIKEAKKNLVSVTLRNTTVPHEVLGTFGAGKILIKPAKVGTGIIAGGPARAVIELAGISDVYAKSLGSNNAINMIRATFEGLSSMQTLKRVQELRYGKTFDTQKVKPVEQKVAEIKSVEKKQPKQAVKKVAVKKAENQENTVEVITNAEAESKAE from the coding sequence ATGACTGAAGAAATGAATGTAGTAGAAACATCATCAGAAATGAATTCTAATGTTGAAAAAGCTTCTACTCAAGTAAAAGAAACTAAAAAATTTGAAAGAAGAACTAGACCTCAATCTAAATCTAAACAAGTAAAAGACGAATTTGAAGAAAAAGTTGTAACAATTAGACGTGTTACAAAAGTAACTAAAGGTGGACGTCATTTTAGATTTGCAGCAGTTGTTGTTGTTGGAAATAAAAAAGGTTTAGTTGGAATGGGAACTGGAAAAGCAAACGAAGTTCCTGAAGCAATTAAAAAAGCAATTAAAGAAGCTAAGAAAAACTTAGTAAGTGTTACTTTAAGAAACACAACAGTTCCTCATGAAGTTTTAGGTACTTTTGGAGCAGGTAAGATTTTAATTAAACCTGCTAAAGTTGGTACTGGAATTATTGCTGGAGGACCAGCTCGTGCTGTTATTGAATTAGCAGGAATTTCAGATGTTTATGCTAAATCATTAGGAAGCAATAATGCAATCAATATGATTAGAGCAACTTTTGAAGGACTAAGTTCTATGCAAACTTTAAAAAGAGTTCAAGAACTAAGATATGGTAAAACTTTTGATACTCAAAAAGTAAAACCAGTTGAACAAAAAGTTGCTGAAATTAAAAGTGTTGAAAAAAAACAACCTAAACAAGCTGTTAAAAAAGTAGCTGTTAAAAAAGCTGAAAATCAAGAAAATACAGTTGAAGTTATTACAAATGCTGAAGCTGAAAGTAAAGCTGAATAA
- the rpsM gene encoding 30S ribosomal protein S13 — MARISGVEIPNNKRVVVSLTYIYGIGLPTAQSVLKTLNISEDIRVKDLTEEQIKNISMEISKYKTEGELRREVSLNIKRLMEIGSYRGLRHRKGLPVRGQSSKTNARTVKGPRKTVANKKK; from the coding sequence ATGGCTCGTATTAGTGGAGTAGAAATCCCAAATAATAAAAGAGTTGTTGTTTCTTTAACATATATTTATGGAATAGGGCTACCAACTGCTCAAAGTGTTTTAAAAACTTTAAACATTTCTGAAGATATTAGAGTAAAAGATTTAACAGAAGAACAAATTAAAAATATCTCTATGGAAATTTCAAAATACAAAACTGAAGGTGAATTACGTAGAGAAGTATCATTAAACATTAAACGTTTAATGGAAATTGGAAGTTACAGAGGACTAAGACACCGTAAAGGTTTACCTGTTAGAGGACAATCATCAAAAACTAACGCAAGAACTGTTAAAGGTCCAAGAAAAACTGTAGCTAATAAGAAAAAATAG
- the rplE gene encoding 50S ribosomal protein L5 produces MKSRLEIKYKNQIVPELFKELNYKSIMQVPKIQKIVINMGIGDATTDPKKLDAAISELEKLSGQKPIVTKAKKSLAVFKLREGMAIGAKVTLRGKKMYDFLDKLINVALPRVRDFRGVSKTSFDGFGNFTTGIKEQIIFPEVDYDKVIRLRGMDITIVTSAKTNKEAFALLQKIGMPFEK; encoded by the coding sequence ATGAAATCAAGATTAGAAATTAAATACAAAAATCAAATTGTTCCTGAATTATTTAAAGAACTAAATTACAAATCAATAATGCAAGTTCCAAAAATCCAAAAAATCGTTATTAATATGGGAATAGGAGATGCTACAACAGATCCTAAAAAATTAGATGCAGCTATATCTGAATTAGAAAAATTATCAGGACAAAAACCAATTGTTACAAAAGCTAAAAAATCATTAGCCGTATTTAAATTAAGAGAAGGTATGGCAATTGGTGCTAAAGTTACTTTAAGAGGTAAAAAAATGTATGACTTTTTAGATAAGTTAATTAATGTTGCTTTACCAAGAGTACGTGACTTTAGAGGAGTTTCAAAAACTTCATTTGATGGATTTGGAAATTTTACAACTGGAATTAAAGAACAAATTATTTTCCCAGAAGTAGATTATGATAAAGTTATTAGATTACGTGGTATGGATATTACTATTGTAACTTCTGCTAAAACAAATAAAGAAGCATTTGCATTACTACAAAAAATAGGAATGCCATTTGAAAAGTAG
- the secY gene encoding preprotein translocase subunit SecY, with protein MVIKKPANKVDKKTTFKSSTKKKNLFKSNFFTKNKDLILRILFTLLALIIIRLGVYITVPGVTLDKRFATDSSRIQFFQLLSTLGGGSIGRFSILALGVSPYITASIIVQLLSTDVIPVLTRWSKSGERGRKKLDKLTKIIMIPFALMQAEATIFTLSSQGLIVPGWDSTNVIANSAFYYVLIPLVMLGGSFFMLWIADQITIKGIGNGISIVIFIGIIISMPTNLKATFEYWVSNSGEEANIFFSGLLNFMIYISVFLLVILSVVIMNEAERKIPIQQTGSGLTDSSEHTPYLPLKLNNAGVIPVIFASAIISTPITISQIIEAVNPDSGFVIFTRDYLSFNTWWGISIFGILIVLFTFLYSQVQINPEKVAENFQKSGTFIPGIKPGKDTTKYLTGIINRLSVVGSVFLAIIALLPYVISKLTQLPSNLAIGGTGLIICISVAIQTVQQLKGRIIQQNFIEKKKEKFTNNTNKNKTSHIW; from the coding sequence ATGGTTATTAAAAAACCAGCTAATAAAGTTGATAAAAAAACTACTTTTAAATCATCTACAAAAAAGAAAAATCTTTTTAAATCAAATTTTTTTACAAAAAATAAAGATTTGATTTTAAGAATTCTTTTTACATTATTAGCACTTATTATTATTAGACTTGGTGTTTATATAACTGTTCCTGGTGTAACATTAGATAAAAGATTTGCAACAGATTCAAGTAGAATTCAATTCTTTCAGCTACTTTCAACTTTAGGTGGAGGAAGTATTGGTCGATTTTCAATACTAGCTTTAGGAGTTTCTCCATATATTACTGCTTCAATTATTGTGCAACTTTTATCAACTGATGTTATTCCTGTTTTAACAAGATGGTCAAAATCTGGTGAAAGAGGAAGAAAAAAGCTTGATAAACTAACAAAAATTATCATGATTCCGTTTGCTTTAATGCAAGCAGAAGCTACGATATTTACTTTATCAAGTCAAGGACTAATTGTTCCTGGTTGAGATAGTACTAATGTAATAGCAAATTCGGCATTTTATTATGTTTTAATTCCTTTAGTAATGTTAGGTGGTTCATTTTTTATGTTATGAATTGCTGATCAAATTACCATTAAAGGAATTGGTAATGGGATTTCAATAGTAATTTTTATAGGAATTATTATTTCAATGCCAACTAACTTAAAAGCAACATTTGAATATTGAGTATCAAATTCTGGTGAAGAAGCTAATATCTTTTTTTCAGGATTATTAAACTTTATGATATATATTAGTGTATTTTTACTAGTAATATTATCAGTTGTAATTATGAATGAAGCTGAAAGAAAAATTCCAATCCAACAAACTGGGTCAGGATTAACTGATTCAAGTGAACACACTCCGTATTTACCATTAAAACTCAATAATGCGGGAGTTATTCCAGTGATCTTTGCATCAGCTATTATTTCAACTCCAATAACAATTTCTCAAATTATAGAAGCTGTTAACCCTGATAGTGGATTTGTAATATTTACAAGAGATTATTTATCATTTAATACTTGATGAGGAATTTCAATATTTGGAATTTTAATTGTTTTATTTACATTTTTATATTCTCAAGTACAAATCAATCCTGAAAAAGTTGCAGAAAACTTTCAAAAGTCTGGAACATTTATCCCAGGTATTAAACCAGGAAAAGATACTACAAAATATCTAACAGGAATCATTAATAGACTATCAGTTGTTGGATCAGTATTTTTAGCAATAATTGCCTTATTGCCTTATGTGATTTCAAAATTAACTCAATTACCATCAAATCTTGCAATTGGAGGTACTGGATTAATTATTTGTATTTCAGTTGCTATTCAAACTGTTCAACAATTAAAAGGAAGAATTATTCAACAAAACTTCATTGAAAAGAAAAAAGAAAAATTCACTAATAATACTAATAAGAATAAAACATCTCATATTTGATAA
- the rplQ gene encoding 50S ribosomal protein L17, translating to MSYIQKRGQNTAWRTALMRNLTTELIINESLEVTQTRAKELRRHFDHMITLAKRGDLHSRRQAASWLRDIDADKKETALQKLFNKLAKKYENRNGGYTSILKLDNRKGDNAPMVIIKLI from the coding sequence ATGTCATACATTCAAAAACGTGGCCAAAATACCGCTTGAAGAACTGCTTTAATGCGTAATTTAACTACTGAATTAATCATTAATGAAAGTTTAGAAGTTACTCAAACAAGAGCAAAAGAATTAAGAAGACATTTTGATCATATGATTACATTAGCTAAACGCGGTGACTTACATTCAAGACGTCAAGCTGCTAGTTGATTAAGAGATATTGATGCTGATAAAAAAGAAACAGCATTACAAAAATTGTTCAATAAATTAGCTAAAAAATATGAAAATCGAAATGGTGGTTACACAAGTATTTTAAAATTAGACAACCGTAAAGGTGATAACGCACCTATGGTTATTATTAAATTAATCTAG
- the rplO gene encoding 50S ribosomal protein L15, with the protein MKLNELKYTPGSKTKATIVGRGMASGKGKTATRGHKGQNSRSGGGVRPGFEGGQTPLFRRLPKVGFTSLNQKQYTILNLSDLETLGLEKIDHESLINSKIIKNNASLIKILANGTLTKKVDVKVNKISKAAKDAIEKLGGKVEVI; encoded by the coding sequence ATGAAATTAAATGAATTAAAATACACACCAGGTAGCAAAACTAAAGCTACTATAGTGGGTAGAGGTATGGCTTCTGGAAAAGGAAAAACAGCTACTAGAGGACATAAAGGGCAAAACTCTAGATCAGGTGGAGGAGTTCGTCCTGGATTTGAAGGTGGTCAAACACCACTATTTAGAAGACTTCCAAAAGTTGGATTTACTTCATTAAACCAAAAACAATACACTATTTTAAATTTAAGTGATTTAGAAACTTTAGGTTTAGAAAAAATTGATCACGAAAGCTTAATTAATAGTAAAATTATTAAAAATAATGCATCATTAATTAAGATACTAGCTAATGGTACATTAACTAAAAAAGTTGATGTAAAAGTAAACAAGATCTCAAAAGCAGCTAAAGATGCAATTGAGAAATTGGGAGGAAAAGTAGAGGTGATTTAA
- the rplR gene encoding 50S ribosomal protein L18, with translation MKFTKAEARKRRHFRVRQKVVGTAERPRLNVFKSNTNFYAQIIDDTKGVTLVSASTLKMDLKSKSNTLAAQKVAEEIAKKALAANITQVVFDRNGYLYHGKIKAFAETARENGLKF, from the coding sequence ATGAAATTTACTAAAGCTGAAGCTAGAAAACGTAGACATTTCAGAGTAAGACAAAAAGTTGTTGGTACTGCTGAAAGACCTAGATTAAATGTATTTAAATCAAATACTAATTTCTATGCTCAAATTATTGATGATACTAAAGGAGTTACATTAGTATCTGCTTCTACTTTAAAAATGGATTTAAAAAGTAAATCAAATACTTTAGCTGCACAAAAAGTTGCTGAAGAAATTGCTAAAAAGGCTTTAGCAGCAAATATTACTCAAGTAGTATTTGACCGTAATGGGTATTTATACCATGGTAAAATCAAAGCTTTTGCAGAAACTGCAAGAGAAAATGGATTAAAATTTTAA
- the rpsK gene encoding 30S ribosomal protein S11, producing the protein MANPKPQAKKKIKKNIPKGIAHIHSTFNNTIVTVSDEKGNVLSWSSAGAIGFKGSKKSTPYAAQLISEAAAKGAMDNGVKTVSVEVKGPGPGRDAAIRALQMAGLEITSIKDTTPIPHNGVRPRKRPRG; encoded by the coding sequence ATGGCAAATCCAAAACCACAAGCTAAGAAAAAAATTAAGAAAAATATTCCTAAAGGTATTGCACATATTCATTCTACTTTTAACAACACAATTGTTACAGTTAGTGATGAAAAAGGAAACGTTCTTTCTTGATCTAGTGCGGGAGCAATAGGATTTAAAGGTTCTAAAAAATCTACACCTTATGCAGCTCAATTAATTTCAGAAGCAGCAGCTAAAGGTGCTATGGATAACGGTGTTAAAACTGTATCTGTTGAAGTTAAAGGACCTGGTCCAGGACGTGATGCCGCAATTAGAGCATTACAAATGGCTGGTTTAGAAATTACATCAATTAAAGACACTACACCAATCCCACATAACGGAGTGCGTCCAAGAAAACGCCCAAGAGGTTAA
- a CDS encoding DNA-directed RNA polymerase subunit alpha has translation MKQFVRPEFILLKEGQDKNYGKFSVSPLERGFGITLGNAIRRTLLAATPGASVYAIKIAGATHEFTSIPGIIENVTKIILNIKQLVLKIDTSMYGDDEVVQLRIRSDIQGPVYAGDLDIPAGVEILNKDLLIATISEGGVLDLVLYAKNSRGYKTFKDNKNEKNIEPGMITIDSNYSPIIKVAYSVDSAKIGRAIDLEKLELEVTTDGSITAIDAISIASRILVAHLEFFIDLNREISVLEVIGTNQTDDKELDRTVEELDFTQRSLNCLKRAGINTLRELVSKNEDEIGSIRNLGRKSLKEIKDKVASLGLAFRQS, from the coding sequence ATGAAACAATTTGTGAGACCAGAATTTATTCTTTTAAAAGAAGGACAAGATAAAAACTACGGAAAATTTAGTGTATCACCTCTAGAAAGAGGATTTGGTATAACTTTAGGTAATGCGATTAGAAGAACTTTATTAGCAGCAACTCCCGGAGCAAGTGTTTATGCGATAAAAATTGCTGGGGCAACTCATGAATTTACTTCAATTCCAGGAATTATTGAAAACGTAACAAAAATTATTTTAAATATTAAGCAATTAGTTTTAAAAATTGACACTTCTATGTATGGTGATGATGAAGTTGTACAATTAAGAATTCGTTCAGATATTCAAGGACCTGTTTATGCTGGTGATTTAGATATACCAGCTGGTGTAGAAATTTTAAATAAAGATTTATTAATAGCAACTATTAGTGAAGGTGGAGTTTTAGACTTAGTATTATATGCTAAAAACTCACGCGGATATAAAACATTTAAAGATAATAAAAACGAAAAAAATATTGAACCAGGAATGATCACTATTGATTCAAACTATTCTCCAATTATAAAAGTTGCATATAGTGTTGATTCAGCAAAAATCGGAAGAGCTATAGATCTTGAAAAATTAGAATTAGAAGTTACAACTGATGGTTCAATTACTGCAATTGATGCAATTAGTATTGCTTCAAGAATTTTAGTTGCTCATTTAGAATTCTTTATTGATTTAAATCGTGAAATCAGTGTATTAGAAGTTATTGGAACTAATCAAACTGATGATAAAGAATTAGATAGAACTGTTGAAGAATTAGACTTTACACAAAGAAGTTTAAATTGCTTAAAACGTGCTGGAATAAATACATTAAGAGAATTAGTTTCTAAAAATGAAGATGAAATTGGATCAATTAGAAACTTAGGACGTAAATCATTAAAAGAAATTAAAGATAAAGTTGCTTCATTAGGATTAGCATTCAGACAATCATAA
- the infA gene encoding translation initiation factor IF-1, whose protein sequence is MAKETEMEFEGTVVEVLPNAQFKVKLENGVVINAHVSGKIRMHYIRILPGDKVTIVISPYDMTRGRITYRKIGK, encoded by the coding sequence ATGGCTAAAGAAACAGAAATGGAATTCGAAGGCACTGTTGTTGAAGTATTACCTAATGCCCAATTTAAAGTGAAATTAGAAAATGGAGTAGTTATTAATGCCCACGTGTCAGGTAAAATCCGCATGCATTACATCCGCATTTTACCTGGAGATAAAGTAACTATTGTAATTTCACCATATGATATGACACGTGGAAGAATTACTTATAGAAAAATTGGTAAGTAA
- the map gene encoding type I methionyl aminopeptidase: MITIKNQEQIQKMKIAGQVLAKGLNLLKSMIKPGVNCLDLDKAFEEFIKQNGCESNFKNYQGFPKTICISINDQLIHGIPKNRILQNGDIVSIDAGCMYQKWHADSAFTMVCGIANDKKNDILIRVTEKALDLAIAELKPGIRVGTIGSIIQNYVESHNFSVPRDYTGHGIGLALHEDPYIPNYGIPNTGVRLQENMVICIEPMVQMGTYKTKLADDNWTVYSADHSMTAHFEHTILITKDGCEVLTKEER; encoded by the coding sequence ATGATAACAATTAAAAACCAAGAACAAATTCAAAAAATGAAAATAGCAGGTCAAGTGTTAGCAAAAGGCTTGAATTTATTAAAATCAATGATCAAGCCCGGTGTTAATTGTTTAGATCTAGATAAAGCTTTTGAAGAATTTATTAAACAAAATGGATGTGAATCTAATTTTAAAAATTATCAAGGATTTCCAAAAACTATTTGCATTTCAATTAATGATCAACTAATTCATGGAATACCAAAAAACCGAATTTTACAAAACGGAGATATTGTAAGTATTGATGCTGGATGTATGTATCAAAAATGACATGCAGATAGTGCTTTTACTATGGTCTGTGGAATTGCAAATGATAAAAAAAATGATATACTTATAAGGGTCACTGAAAAAGCTCTTGATCTTGCTATTGCTGAACTAAAACCAGGAATAAGAGTAGGAACAATTGGTTCAATTATTCAAAATTATGTTGAATCACATAATTTTAGTGTTCCAAGAGATTATACTGGTCATGGAATTGGTTTAGCTTTACATGAAGATCCATATATTCCAAATTATGGAATACCAAACACTGGAGTTAGATTGCAAGAAAATATGGTTATTTGTATTGAACCAATGGTTCAAATGGGAACTTATAAAACTAAACTTGCAGATGATAACTGAACAGTATATTCAGCTGATCATAGTATGACAGCACATTTTGAACATACTATTTTAATTACAAAAGATGGTTGTGAAGTGCTGACAAAAGAAGAAAGATAG
- a CDS encoding type Z 30S ribosomal protein S14: MAKKSLKVKQAKHQKFNVRNYTRCNHCGRPHAVLKKFGICRLCFRKFAYEGQIPGIKKASW; the protein is encoded by the coding sequence ATGGCTAAAAAATCATTAAAAGTTAAACAAGCTAAACACCAAAAGTTTAATGTTAGAAATTACACACGTTGTAATCATTGTGGAAGACCTCATGCTGTGTTAAAGAAATTTGGAATATGCCGTTTATGTTTTAGAAAATTTGCTTATGAAGGACAAATTCCTGGTATTAAAAAAGCTTCATGATAG